AAAGTCACGACTACCTCCTCCTCCAGGAGCAGGAGGGTGAAGGGGGCCTGTCCCTGCAAGTGGAGCCAGAGTGGAGGAATGAGCTCTGAAGACACAGCAGCCGGCCTTCTCGCACCAGCCAAGCCTTAACTGCCTGCCTGACCCTGAACCAGAACCCTGCCTGACCCCAGACCCAGCCAAGCTGCCCCTCCAAGGGACAGGAATGCTGGGGGCGGGAGTGTACAAACCCAAGCCattccaccccctcccctcctggggAGAATGACACATCAAGCTGCTAACaattgggggaagggggaggaagaaaaaCTCTGAAAACAAAATCTTGTTCTATGCAAAAGCCTTGATGTCTCCTCAGACTGGCCCCAGGTTCCTGAGCCCCCAAGCTGACCCTGCGTGGGAGGGTGGGACTGTCACACCCACTCCCAGCTAGAGAGAAAACCCAGCCCCCACATCCAGGGAGGAAACCCAGTGGGAGGTGGCAGGGAAGCCACCCACAGGTTTCTAAGTTTAGTCCCAGCTACAGACCACTCCCCTAACCCGCCTCCTAGGCCCGGAGCCAGCCATGACCTCATCCTGGACTCTAAGACTCCACCCTGCTGGCGGGAGTCCTGCCTTGACAGACAGGGGGCCAGCCTGGCAAGCAAATTGGAAATGGGGAGAGATGGGACTCCAGGCTTGCAGCCcagacagggagagaaagacaggaaattGCCACACACATTGGAACCTGTGGTCTTTATTCATGCCCCCCACCAAGTGCAGTCAGAGACACGGCCCCTGCCCAAAGCAGAAAACCCCAGGGGCCTGGGACTCTGGGTTATGCCCTCTAAGTCCCCACCCTAGGCACTCTCCTGTGAGCCGGAAGTATATAAAGTGCTGGTGTGTGACCATCCTCTGGGGAAGGTCGAAGGGAGCAAGAGCCTCAGGAGCTCTGCTCAGGAAGGGCGGGGCAGAGGCCTGGGTTCCcaggggcctgggccagggcctcccaccaccaccaccaccaccaccttggGGCTGGGGAAATTAGGTGCAGTCCTGGGCAGGAGGGGACTGAAAAGGGAGCCTTCAGCATGGAGTCCtaagaggctggggtgggggctggggaatTTCTGCACCCCTGTGAAGAGAGTGGGGCATGTAAGGGAAGCCTTGGGGCTCTCAGAGGATGGGACAGCCCTTCCGGCGCTTATTCTTGCGGACCTGGAGGCCGGCCCGAGTGGCCATCTCGAATACCTCCCGTACCCCCTCCTTGGTCTTGGCTGAGCACTCAAGGTAGCCAAAGGCACTGATCCGGTTCGCCATGTCCCGGCCTTCCTCAGACCGAACGGGCTCCTGAGAAGACAGAAGATGAGGGGTCAGAGGAAGCTAGTGGCTTGTGTACCTCTTCCCACCTCACCCATAAGCGTAGTAGAAACTAgaacaaatacctccagccctgACCCCACAAAGCACCCAGACCCCAGGCTACCCTGGGCAGCTTCATGGTCAGGAATCCAGCACTCTTATGTTTACATTCAAAATTCTCTCCAGTCTATTCCCTCCTCTCCCGTGCAGCCTTGCACCCCACAGTACAATTTCTCTTGCCTGAGTGAGCGCTGCCACCTCCTgacctccctgcctccactctcACCTTCCTCCATGACATCCTCTGTAGCCACCAGAATTACCTTTCTAACATGCAGACCTGACATCTATCCCCATTTTAAAACCCTGCCGCAATTATCCTTGCAAGATAGCCTGCATTCCTTGTCCTGGCAGCTTTCTCTAATAAACTCTAGCCCTCTGGCCAGAGAGACACCAGGCCCCTGAATAAGCCAGCTCTCTCACCCTCCTGGCCTTTCCTCCAGCCGCTTGCAGTGCCCTCCCTCCTGCACCCATGTCAGCCCACACCTCCCCAGAGAAACCCTGATGGCGCAGGGCACGTCTCCCAGGTGAAATACAAGAAGCTGtctccctgagggcagagattTTCCTATTTGTCTTAATTCCAAACACAGGATGGGCAATAAACTGGAATAAAAATGCCAAGCGGATTTAGACAAGTCACTTcatatttctctaataatttgaTCAGAAATTTTGTCAGACACTGAGCACCCTTCTGGGTCTCCCTCACCAGGGTGCGGACACACAGGAGGTGGACATCACCGTCTCCTCTAACGGGGCAAGTGTCCAAGAGACACCCCCTTTCCCATTGTGCACCCCCTCTGAGGGTGCCTTCCTCCCCAAGGGCTCCAAGCTGACAGCTGCACCCACCTGCTTCATCTTGGCCAGCTCCCTCCTGGTGTGCTCATCTTGCCTCAGGTCCTTCTTATTTCCCACGAGGATGATGGGCACATTGGGGCAGAAGTGCTTCACCTCCGGGGTCCACTTCTCAGGAATGTTTTCTGCACAGACGTGTCCCAACAGGTATCAGTGCCTCCACTTAGGCTAGAAAGCTCCCCTGGGGGCCCCCTCATCTTCCCACAGGAGTCTTAGAGGCCACTGGGCATGATAGTTCCTTTCACGGCCCAAAACCCCTCCTCCTCGCCCGTACTGGGGTTACCACAGTCCAGGAGACCAGCAGAGGCAGTGCTGCCTGCACCCCGCATCTGAAGCCAAGGCAAGAGGCCTCCGCTGATCCCACCCTCCCTCAGGTGCCCTTACCCAGGCTGTCGGGGCTGTCAATGGAGAAGCACATGAGGATGACGTCGGTGTCCGGGTAGGAGAGAGGCCGCAGACGATCATAGTCTTCCTGCCCTGCTGTGTCCCACAGAGCCAGCTCCACCTGATAAACAGGACAGTGAGTAGCTAGCCTGAGGTCCCCAACCCTGCCACCCAGAGGTCTGCTCAGAAACCGCCAGTCCTTTAGGCTCACTGAACATCTCTACTGAGCACTtggtat
This region of Microcebus murinus isolate Inina chromosome 2, M.murinus_Inina_mat1.0, whole genome shotgun sequence genomic DNA includes:
- the RHOC gene encoding rho-related GTP-binding protein RhoC, with protein sequence MAAIRKKLVIVGDGACGKTCLLIVFSKDQFPEVYVPTVFENYIADIEVDGKQVELALWDTAGQEDYDRLRPLSYPDTDVILMCFSIDSPDSLENIPEKWTPEVKHFCPNVPIILVGNKKDLRQDEHTRRELAKMKQEPVRSEEGRDMANRISAFGYLECSAKTKEGVREVFEMATRAGLQVRKNKRRKGCPIL